Proteins from a genomic interval of Arvicola amphibius chromosome 14, mArvAmp1.2, whole genome shotgun sequence:
- the Cd2 gene encoding T-cell surface antigen CD2 — translation MRCKFLTSFLLLFSISSKGAVSGDRNIIWGTLGHDINLTIPNFRVTDTDDVRWEKGRSLVAQFKGKTGKTFQQTEAFEIFKNGALQIKTLRREDNGTYNVMVYGADGSSKLQKAFDLRVLERVSKPEISWECSNTTLTCKVKEGTDLELKLYGGKKILSSLSQKILSHKWTSLNAPFKCNAKNKVSEESITAEVSCSEKGLHFYVIVGACAGGLLFVVLGALLTFCICKRKKQNRRRKDEELEIKPPRMSTMERGPKPYLTPAAAAQNPATSQAPPPPGHHLQTAGHRPLPPTHRTREQQQKKRPPPSGTQTHQQKGPPLPRPRVQPKPPSRDGEDAPLPPPS, via the exons ATGAGATGTAAATTTCTAACTagcttccttctgcttttcagcATTTCCAGCAAAG GGGCAGTCTCTGGAGACAGGAATATCATCTGGGGCACCTTGGGTCATGATATCAACTTGACCATCCCTAACTTTCGAGTGACTGATACCGACGACGTGCgatgggaaaaggggagaagccTGGTCGCGCAGTTCAAAGGGAAGACGGGGAAAACTTTTCAGCAAACGGAAGCTTTCGAGATCTTTAAAAACGGAGCCCTGCAAATAAAAACACTGAGGAGAGAGGACAACGGCACCTATAATGTGATGGTGTATGGTGCAGATGGGAGCAGTAAGCTGCAAAAAGCGTTTGACTTGAGGGTCCTGG AGAGGGTCTCAAAGCCAGAGATCTCCTGGGAATGTAGCAACACGACCCTGACCTGTAAGGTCAAGGAAGGAACAGACCTTGAACTAAAGCTGTatggaggaaagaaaattctCAGCAGCCTCTCTCAGAAGATCCTAAGCCACAAATGGACCAGCCTGAATGCACCATTCAAGTGCAATGCGAAAAACAAGGTCAGCGAGGAATCCATCACGGCGGAGGTCAGCTGTTCAG AGAAAGGTCTGCATTTCTATGTCATCGTGGGTGCCTGTGCAGGAGGCCTCCTCTTCGTGGTCCTTGGAGCGCTGCTTACTTTCTGTATCTGCAAGAGGAAAAAGCAGAACAGGAGGAGAAAAG ATGAGGAGCTGGAGATAAAACCCCCCAGAATGAGCACCATGGAAAGGGGCCCCAAGCCATACCTAACCCCAGCCGCAGCAGCTCAGAATCCAGCGACTTCCCAAGCTCCTCCTCCACCTGGCCATCATCTGCAGACAGCTGGTCATCGTCCCTTGCCTCCGACCCACCGCACCCGTGAGCAACAGCAGAAGAAGAGACCTCCTCCATCGGGCACACAGACTCACCAACAGAAAGGCCCTCCCTTGCCCAGACCTCGAGTTCAACCAAAACCCCCCAGTAGGGATGGAGAAGACGCTCCATTGCCACCCCCTAGTTAG